In a genomic window of Colius striatus isolate bColStr4 chromosome 2, bColStr4.1.hap1, whole genome shotgun sequence:
- the PLN gene encoding cardiac phospholamban, which translates to MEKVQYITRSALRRASTIEVNPQARQRLQELFVNFCLILICLLLICIIVMLL; encoded by the coding sequence ATGGAGAAGGTCCAATACATAACCCGCTCTGCTCTGAGGAGAGCCTCAACTATTGAGGTCAATCCACAAGCACGCCAAAGGCTCCAAGAGCTCTTTGTGAATTTCTGCCTCATTTTAATTTGCCTCTTGCTGATCTGTATCATTGTGATGCTCCTCTGA